A section of the Gallus gallus isolate bGalGal1 chromosome 4, bGalGal1.mat.broiler.GRCg7b, whole genome shotgun sequence genome encodes:
- the SPINK2 gene encoding serine protease inhibitor Kazal-type 2 isoform X1, with product MAAKLTMRVLLLVVLTGLLLCPGAVASIPPACDKYSRLPGCPRDYSPVCGTDGKTYPNECVLCLSNSEENKNVQIYKSGMC from the exons ATGGCGGCGAAGCTGACGATGCGCGTTCTGCTGCTCGTTGTCCTCACCG ggctgctcttgtGCCCCGGAGCTGTCGCCAGCATCCCG CCGGCGTGCGACAAGTACAGCCGTCTGCCTGGATGTCCGAGGGACTACAGCCCAGTGTGTGGGACTGATGGAAAGACCTACCCCAACGAGTGTGTGCTCTGCCTTTCCAACAG tgaagaaaacaagaatgtcCAAATTTACAAGAGTGGAATGTGCTGA